A window from Citrus sinensis cultivar Valencia sweet orange chromosome 3, DVS_A1.0, whole genome shotgun sequence encodes these proteins:
- the LOC112498162 gene encoding disease resistance protein RPV1-like translates to MASSSPSCNYDVFLSFRGEDTRENFTSHLYAALCGKKIKTFIDEDLNRGDEISPALMKAIEGSKISVIIFSKDYASSKWCPNELVKILKCKNLNGQTVIPMYYHVSPSDVRKQTGTFGEGFVKLEQQFKEKAETVRKWRDVMIKTSYLSGHESTKIRPEAKLVQVIVNDILKKLECKSISSDSSKGLVGLNSRIECIKSLLCVGFPDVRIVGIWGMGGIGKTTLAKALFNQVSNEFEGNCFIENVREEIENGERIEMGGPNIPAYTLERLRRTKVFIVLDDVSEFEQLKYFVGWLHGFCPGSRIVVTTRDKQVLRKHGVNDEHVYEVERLSEDEGLALFYKYAFRQSHCPENHTALSKKAVRYAEGNPLALEVLGSSLHQKSKQDWENVLDNLKQISGVSRIYNVLRISYEELSFEEKSIFLDIACFFKGECKDRVLTLLHDRQYNVTHVLSILIDKSLITEHNNRLHMHELLQEMGQEIGINAIEGIFLNLAKIKGINLDSRAFTNMSSLRVLKFYIPEGLDMSFEEQHSDSKVQFPDGLDYLPEKLKYLHLHKYPLRTLPENFKPKNLIELNLPFSKIVQIWEGKKKAFKLKSINLSHSQYLIRIPNPSETPSLERINLWNCTNLAWVPSSIQNFNHLSLLCFQGCKNLRSFPSNLHFVSPVNIDCSFCVNLTE, encoded by the exons ATGGCTTCATCTTCTCCTTCTTGCAATTATGATGTCTTCCTCAGTTTCCGAGGGGAGGATACCCGTGAGAATTTTACTAGTCATCTCTATGCTGCTTTGTgtggaaagaaaataaaaaccttCATTGATGAAGATCTCAACAGAGGAGATGAGATTTCGCCTGCCCTCATGAAAGCAATCGAAGGTTCAAAGATTTCGGTAATCATTTTCTCAAAGGACTATGCTTCTTCAAAATGGTGCCCGAATGAACTTGTCAAGATTCTTAAATGCAAGAACTTGAACGGCCAAACTGTTATTCCAATGTACTATCATGTAAGTCCATCCGATGTGCGGAAGCAAACTGGAACTTTTGGGGAAGGTTTTGTTAAGCTCGAACAACAGTTCAAAGAGAAGGCAGAAACGGTTCGGAAGTGGAGAGATGTAATGATCAAAACATCCTATCTATCTGGACATGAATCTACGAAAATAAG GCCCGAGGCAAAGCTTGTACAAGTGATTGTCAACgatattttgaagaaattggaATGTAAATCAATTTCTAGTGATTCATCAAAGGGTCTTGTTGGTCTCAATTCACGAATTGAGTGCATTAAATCACTGCTATGCGTAGGTTTTCCGGATGTTCGAATTGTGGGAATTTGGGGCATGGGCGGTATCGGTAAAACAACCCTTGCTAAAGCTCTTTTTAACCAGGTTTCCAATGAGTTTGAAGGGAATTGCTTCATAGAAAATGTCagagaagaaatagaaaatg GAGAAAGAATTGAAATGGGAGGCCCTAACATACCAGCGTACACTCTAGAGAGGCTCCGGCGTACCAAGGTGTTCATTGTTCTTGATGATGTCAGTGAATTCGAACAACTAAAATATTTCGTTGGATGGCTTCATGGATTTTGTCCTGGAAGTAGAATTGTTGTCACCACTAGAGACAAACAAGTACTTCGTAAACACGGAGTGAACGACGAACATGTATATGAGGTTGAGAGACTTAGCGAGGATGAAGGGCTTGCgctcttttataaatatgcctTTAGACAAAGTCATTGCCCTGAAAATCATACGGCGCTGTCGAAGAAGGCAGTACGATATGCCGAGGGCAATCCGTTGGCTCTTGAAGTCTTGGGATCCTCCCTTCATCAAAAAAGCAAACAAGACTGGGAAAATGTATTGGAtaacttaaaacaaatttctgGCGTCAGTCGCATTTATAATGTGCTGAGAATTAGTTATGAGGAACTTAGTTTCGAGGAGAAAAGTATATTTTTGGATATTGCATGTTTCTTCAAAGGAGAATGTAAAGATCGTGTGCTAACGCTACTGCATGATCGTCAATACAACGTGACTCATGTACTGAGTATCCTCATCGATAAGTCACTCATTACAGAACACAACAACAGATTGCACATGCATGAATTATTACAAGAAATGGGACAAGAGATT GGGATCAATGCAATTGAAGGCATATTTCTGAATTTGGCCAAAATAAAAGGCATCAATCTAGATTCAAGAGCCTTCACAAATATGTCTAGTCTGAGAGtgcttaaattttatataccTGAGGGTTTAGATATGAGCTTCGAAGAGCAGCATTCAGATTCTAAAGTGCAATTTCCAGACGGGTTAGATTATCTTCCTGAGAAACTGAAATATCTTCACTTGCACAAATATCCATTGAGAACACTACCAGAGAATTTCAAGCCCAAGAATCTTATTGAACTAAACTTACCTTTTAGTAAAATTGTGCAAATTTGGGAAGGAAAAAAG AAAGCTTTCAAGTTAAAATCTATTAACCTCAGCCATTCCCAATATCTCATTAGGATACCTAACCCATCAGAAACACCAAGTCTTGAAAGAATAAATCTTTGGAATTGTACAAACTTAGCTTGGGTTCCCTCATCAATCCAGAATTTCAACCACCTCAGTTTGTTGTGTTTTCAAGGCTGCAAAAATCTTAGGTCCTTTCCAAGCAACCTTCATTTTGTTTCTCCTGTAAATATTGATTGCTCCTTTTGCGTTAATCTCACAGAGTGA
- the LOC102613172 gene encoding disease resistance-like protein DSC1: MTQLSYLFGHESTKIRTEANLVEVIVKDILKKLECTSLSSDSSKGLVGLSSRIECIKSLLCTGLSDVRIDEKPTNHGNNVRKESVMIDGRACVFTTDMREKTKTNDIDVPFEKLQEISEERRKQKRRKLKAGKSYISLSLCSFKKFASSMASSSSLTVQSKYEVFLSFRGEDTRNGFTSHLAAALHRKQIQFFIDDEELKKGDEISPAISNAIETSDISIIIFSKDYASSKWCLNELVKILDCKKMNGQIVIPVFYQVDPSDVRKQRGTFEKAFVHHENNFPDKVQKWRDVLTEASNFSGYDSTESRKEAELVETIVEDISKKLEDMYDTTDSDGFVGLNSRIGEMKSLLCLESHDVRIVGIWGMGGIGKTTIASVVFHQISRDFQGKCFMANVREQSNKIGVIHVRDEVISQVLGENLKIGTLTIPQNVRKRLWRMKVLIVLDDVHDEFTQLESLANGVGGFSPGSRIIITTRDKRVLDKCGVNSVYEVEQLTYNHALELLCRKAFRQNNRSRDLLELSREVVCYADGNPLALEVLGSSLYHKSKQQWKDKLNNLKLISEPSIYKVLKISYDELNSEVKEIFIDIACFFKGEDIDFMTRIHDDPMSIHDGLNILVNKSLITISDENELQMHDLLQEMGQTIVRQESAKEPGKRSRLWDHNDVCYVLKKNKGTDKVEGIFLDLSKINDIHLNPQAFVNMSNLRLLKFYMPKHNDIPIMSSKLHLDQGLEYLPEELRYLHWHEYSLKMLPFDFEPENLIELNLPYSKVEQIWKGEKKAFKLKYIDISHSQKLVRMLDLSETPNLERTNLLNCRDLACVRSSIENFNNLSMLCFKGCESLRSFPRGIHFVSPITIDFSFCVNLTEFPQISGNIIELKLWYTAIEEVPSSIECLTNLKNLSLFSCTRLKRVSANLYKLKSLLKLYLNGCLSLENFSEILEKMEHLDYIVLERMEIQELPSSYDNVQGHETQGLEGCSEQDNLPDNICNLKSFEYIGARGSAISQLPSSLSGSNPLQVLSFSGCRSLVTIPASILSSGLSSLDRLDLRGCGLTAIPQEIGCLSSLKELDICENNFESLPASIMQLSRLTYLYLSKCNMLLSLPELSLSLKWLDASNCKRLQSLPEIPSSLEEVDASVFEKLSKHSHYDENERAYVSSSIEFWFTNSMKLDNEANNKNLADSQLRIQHMAIASLRLFSELTEPCILKGPIIVLPGSEIPEWFSNQSSGSQITLQLPQHCCQNLVGFALCAVLERSDSEWAEFDVGCRYSFEMKTLSGTKHVRRCCVMASYQITKIDHVMLGFRPCGNVGFPDDNLHTTVSFNFFSNSDNAVTCCGVCAVYANPNENKPNTFTLNFATESWKLDDMASSSGTSDEEELEPSPKRICRDQINSP; this comes from the exons ATGACCCAATTATCCTATCTATTTGGACATGAATCTACGAAGATAAG GACTGAGGCGAACCTTGTAGAAGTGATTGtcaaagatattttaaagaaattggaATGTACATCACTGTCTAGTGATTCATCAAAGGGTCTAGTTGGTCTCAGTTCACGAATTGAGTGCATTAAATCGCTGCTGTGTACAGGCTTGTCAGATGTTCGAATT GATGAAAAACCTACTAATCATGGAAATAATGTTAGAAAAGAATCGGTCATGATAGATGGCCGTGCTTGTGTTTTTACTACTGATATG agagagaaaactaAGACCAATGACATTGACGTTCCTTTCGAAAAGCTCCAAGAAATTTCTGAAGAAAGGAGAAAGCAAAAGCGAAGAAAGCTCAAGGCAGGAAAGTCATATATTTCACTTTCTCTATGttcattcaaaaaatttgCTTCATCCATGGCTTCATCATCTAGCCTTACTGTTCAAAGCAAATATGAGGTATTCCTTAGTTTCCGAGGGGAGGACACCCGTAATGGCTTTACTAGCCATCTGGCTGCGGCTTTACATCGGAAACAAATACAATTCTTCATTGACGATGAAGAACTTAAGAAAGGAGATGAGATTTCGCCTGCCATTTCAAATGCAATCGAAACATCAGATATTTCGATAATCATCTTCTCAAAAGACTATGCTTCTTCCAAATGGTGCCTCAATGAACTTGTCAAGATTCTTGACTGCAAGAAAATGAATGGCCAAATTGTGATACCGGTTTTCTATCAAGTAGATCCATCTGATGTGCGCAAACAGAGGGGAACTTTTGAAAAAGCTTTTGTTCATCATGAAAACAATTTTCCAGATAAGGTTCAGAAATGGAGGGATGTATTGACCGAAGCATCAAATTTTTCTGGATATGATTCCACTGAATCCAG GAAAGAGGCAGAACTTGTGGAAACAATTGTTGAGGATATTTCCAAGAAATTGGAAGATATGTATGACACAACTGATTCAGATGGCTTCGTTGGATTAAATTCACGAATTGGGGAAATGAAATCACTGCTATGTCTCGAATCTCATGATGTTCGAATTGTAGGAATTTGGGGCATGGGCGGTATCGGTAAAACAACCATTGCTAGTGTTGTTTTCCACCAAATTTCTAGAGACTTTCAAGGCAAGTGCTTCATGGCAAACGTCAGagaacaatcaaataaaataggGGTAATACATGTTCGAGATGAGGTTATTTCTCAAGTGCTAGgagaaaatctcaaaataGGAACTCTCACTATTCCCCAAAATGTCAGGAAAAGGTTGTGGCGGATGAAAGTGTTGATTGTTCTTGATGACGTCCATGATGAATTCACACAATTAGAAAGTTTAGCAAATGGGGTAGGTGGATTTAGTCCTGGAAGTAGAATCATTATAACGACTAGAGATAAACGAGTTCTTGATAAATGTGGAGTGAATAGTGTATATGAGGTCGAGCAGTTGACATACAACCATGCTCTTGAGCTCCTTTGTAGAAAAGCCTTTAGACAAAACAATCGCTCTCGTGATCTTCTTGAGCTCTCACGGGAAGTTGTGTGCTATGCTGATGGCAATCCATTAGCTCTTGAAGTTTTGGGCTCTTCCCTTTATCATAAGAGTAAACAACAATGGAAAGATAAATTGAAcaacttgaaattgatttcTGAACCTAGTATTTATAAGGTGTTGAAAATAAGTTATGATGAGCTAAATTCAGAAGTGAAGGAAATATTTATAGACATTGCATGTTTCTTCAAAGGAGAAGATATAGACTTCATGACAAGGATACATGATGATCCAATGTCTATACATGATGGATTGAACATTCTTGTTAATAAGTCACTCATTACAATATCAGATGAGAACGAGCtacaaatgcatgatttattGCAAGAAATGGGTCAGACAATTGTTCGTCAAGAATCTGCCAAAGAACCAGGCAAACGTAGTAGGTTGTGGGATCACAATGATGTCTGTTATGtgctaaagaaaaataag GGGACCGATAAAGTTGAAGGCATTTTCCTTGATTTGTCCAAGATAAATGACATACATCTAAATCCTCAAGCCTTTGTAAATATGTCCAATCTGAGATTGCTTAAATTCTATATGCCCAAGCATAATGATATTCCAATTATGAGCTCTAAACTGCATCTTGACCAAGGTCTGGAATATCTTCCTGAAGAATTGAGATATCTACATTGGCACGAATATTCTTTGAAAATGCTGCCATTTGATTTTGAACCAGAAAATCTTATTGAGCTCAATTTACCTTACAGTAAAGTTGAGCAAATTTGGAAAGGAGAAAAG AAAGCTTTCaagttaaaatatattgaCATCAGCCATTCCCAAAAACTTGTTAGGATGTTAGACCTATCAGAAACCCCAAATCTTGAGAGAACAAATCTTTTGAATTGTAGAGACTTGGCTTGTGTTCGCTCATCAATCGAGAATTTCAACAATCTTAGTATGTTGTGTTTTAAGGGTTGTGAAAGTCTTAGGTCCTTTCCAAGAGGCATTCATTTTGTTTCCCCAATAACTATTGATTTCTCATTTTGTGTTAATCTCACAGAGTTTCCACAGATTTCTGGGAATATAATAGAGCTAAAATTGTGGTATACTGCAATAGAAGAAGTTCCCTCGTCAATAGAGTGTCTaactaatcttaaaaatttgagtttgTTTAGTTGCACAAGGCTGAAGAGGGTTTCAGCtaatctttataaattgaaatctcTTCTTAAGCTTTATCTTAACGGCTGTTTAAGCCTTGAGAATTTCTCAGAAATCTTGGAGAAAATGGAACATTTAGATTACATTGTTTTGGAAAGGATGGAAATTCAAGAGCTGCCGTCTTCATACGACAATGTACAAGGGCATGAAACGCAGGGCTTGGAGGGTTGCTCTGAACAAGATAATTTGCCAGATAACATTTgcaatttaaaatcttttgagtacATCGGTGCACGTGGATCAGCCATTAGTCAACTACCATCCTCTCTTTCAGGTTCAAACCCACTTCAAGTACTTTCGTTCAGTGGATGCAGAAGTTTGGTGACAATTCCTGCATCAATATTATCATCGGGTTTATCTTCTTTGGACAGGCTAGATTTAAGAGGATGTGGTTTAACAGCTATCCCGCAAGAGATAGGCTGTCTATCCTCATTGAAAGAATTAGATATATGTGAAAACAACTTTGAGAGTTTACCAGCAAGTATCATGCAACTTTCACGGTTGACATATCTTTACTTGAGTAAATGCAATATGCTTCTGTCATTACCAGAGCTCTCACTAAGTTTGAAATGGTTAGACGCAAGTAATTGCAAGCGACTCCAATCTTTGCCAGAGATTCCGTCATCTCTGGAAGAAGTAGATGCATCCGTATTTGAAAAGCTATCGAAACACTCACATtatgatgaaaatgaaagggCATATGTCAGTTCGTCCATTGAGTTCTGGTTTACTAATTCAATGAAACTAGATAACGAAGCAAACAACAAGAATTTGGCAGATTCACAACTTAGGATTCAGCATATGGCAATTGCATCATTGAGGCTATTTTCTGAATTGACT gaACCTTGTATACTCAAGGGTCCCATCATAGTTTTACCTGGGAGCGAAATTCCAGAGTGGTTCAGCAATCAAAGTTCAGGATCTCAAATAACTCTTCAACTGCCTCAGCATTGTTGTCAAAACTTAGTCGGGTTTGCTCTTTGTGCTGTTCTTGAACGGTCTGATTCGGAATGGGCTGAGTTTGACGTCGGCTGTCGATACAGCTTTGAAATGAAGACTCTCTCTGGAACGAAACATGTTCGTCGCTGTTGCGTTATGGCAAGTTATCAGATAACTAAAATAGATCATGTCATGCTTGGATTTCGTCCCTGCGGGAATGTTGGGTTTCCTGATGATAACCTCCATACAACTGTctcatttaatttcttctcaaattcCGACAACGCGGTGACTTGTTGTGGGGTGTGTGCGGTATATGCAAATCCCAACGAGAACAAACCCAACACTTTTACTCTCAATTTTGCTACCGAAAGTTGGAAATTGGATGATATGGCCAGCTCAAGTGGAACCTCTGATGAAGAGGAGTTGGAACCAAGTCCCAAGAGAATTTGCAGAGATCAAATCAACAGTCCGTAA